A window from Gammaproteobacteria bacterium encodes these proteins:
- a CDS encoding response regulator, whose product MPTPVLICDDSSFAQKQMARALPDDWDVTLSFAANGAEGLDALRAGKGDILFLDLNMPVLDGYQVLETIRREDLNTMVIVVSGDIQPEARTRVLALGALDFIKKPIDADKIGEILDKYGIRGAPGQTQPDIDFKVDALDRVQEIANVAMGRAGDLLARLLGAFVKLPGLKVRMIEGSDLHMTLSAIEASTTISAVCQGFIGAGIAGEAMLTFTESSFADIATLMHHEGEIDDNAELELLMDISNILIGACLKGIADQLDISFSQGHPIILGRHVNISELLDHDTSRWNRTLAIEIEYRIENCNIDCDLMLLFSEDSLDALHERTSFLDF is encoded by the coding sequence ATGCCCACGCCCGTACTCATCTGCGACGATTCAAGTTTTGCCCAAAAACAAATGGCGCGCGCGCTACCGGACGATTGGGATGTCACTCTGTCCTTTGCGGCCAATGGCGCGGAGGGGCTCGACGCACTCCGGGCCGGCAAGGGCGATATCCTGTTTCTAGACCTCAACATGCCGGTACTGGATGGTTACCAGGTCCTGGAAACCATCCGCCGCGAAGACCTCAATACCATGGTCATTGTCGTGTCCGGCGATATCCAACCCGAGGCGCGTACCCGCGTGCTGGCGCTGGGCGCCTTGGATTTCATCAAGAAACCGATCGACGCCGACAAGATCGGCGAAATACTCGACAAGTACGGTATTCGCGGTGCACCCGGACAAACCCAGCCCGACATTGACTTCAAAGTTGATGCCTTGGACCGTGTCCAGGAAATTGCCAATGTCGCCATGGGCCGCGCCGGAGATTTGCTGGCACGCTTATTGGGCGCCTTCGTCAAACTGCCCGGGCTCAAGGTGCGCATGATCGAAGGCAGCGATCTGCACATGACACTCTCAGCCATTGAGGCCAGTACCACCATTTCAGCTGTCTGCCAGGGCTTTATTGGCGCCGGTATTGCGGGCGAGGCCATGCTGACCTTCACCGAATCCAGCTTCGCCGATATCGCCACGTTGATGCACCATGAGGGCGAGATCGACGACAATGCGGAACTCGAACTATTGATGGATATCTCCAATATTCTGATCGGTGCCTGTCTGAAGGGCATCGCGGATCAATTGGATATCAGTTTCAGCCAGGGCCATCCGATCATACTGGGGCGGCACGTCAATATCTCCGAGTTACTGGATCATGATACCTCGCGCTGGAACCGCACTCTGGCTATCGAAATCGAGTACCGTATCGAAAATTGCAACATCGATTGCGATCTCATGCTGCTGTTCAGCGAAGACTCTCTGGACGCACTGCATGAACGCACCTCCTTTTTGGACTTTTGA
- the rpsA gene encoding 30S ribosomal protein S1, whose amino-acid sequence MSESFAELFEQSIANQQMRPGAIVTGTVIDIRSDVVVVNAGLKSEGVIPIEQFRNEQGELEVHVGDSVEVALDAMEDGFGETRLSREKAKRARAWIVLEKAFEDGETVTGMISGKVKGGFTVDISDIRAFLPGSLVDVRPVRDTAYLEGKELEFKVIKLDQKRNNVVVSRRAVVESEYSAEREALLKNLQEGMIIKGVVKNLTDYGVFVDLGGIDGLLHITDMAWKRVKHPSEIVNVGDEIDVKVLKFDRERNRVSLGLKQLGQDPWADLARRYPEHTRLFGKVTNIADYGCFVEIEEGVEGLVHVSEMDWTNKNVNPAKMVHIGEEIEVMVLDIDEERRRISLGMKQCHSNPWDEFGATHNKNDRVSGVIKSITDFGIFIGLDGGIDGLVHLSDISWNLPGEEAVRNFKKGDEVEAVVLAVDPERERISLGIKQMDRDPFSNFVGEHAKGSIVKGTVREVDAKAAVIDLGDGVEGTLRASELARDRIEDARSVLKPGDEVEAKFMGVDRKTRTISLSIKAKDSDEEAEAVQDYSRSSGGTTTSFGDLLKEKMEGKDS is encoded by the coding sequence ATGAGCGAAAGTTTTGCAGAACTGTTTGAACAGAGCATTGCCAATCAGCAAATGCGCCCCGGTGCGATTGTCACCGGCACCGTCATCGACATCCGCTCGGATGTGGTGGTGGTCAACGCCGGACTGAAGTCGGAAGGGGTGATCCCGATCGAACAGTTCCGTAACGAACAGGGCGAACTCGAGGTCCATGTGGGCGACAGTGTCGAAGTCGCACTGGACGCGATGGAGGACGGCTTTGGCGAGACGCGCCTGTCGCGCGAAAAGGCCAAGCGTGCGCGCGCCTGGATCGTGCTCGAAAAGGCCTTCGAGGATGGCGAGACCGTGACCGGCATGATCAGCGGCAAGGTCAAGGGTGGCTTCACCGTCGACATCAGCGATATCCGTGCGTTCCTGCCCGGTTCCCTGGTGGACGTGCGCCCGGTACGCGATACCGCCTATCTGGAAGGCAAGGAACTCGAATTCAAGGTCATCAAACTCGACCAGAAGCGCAACAACGTGGTCGTGTCGCGCCGCGCCGTCGTCGAATCCGAATACAGCGCCGAACGCGAGGCCCTGCTGAAGAACCTGCAGGAAGGCATGATCATCAAGGGTGTAGTCAAGAACCTCACCGACTACGGTGTGTTCGTCGACCTGGGTGGTATCGATGGCCTGCTGCATATCACCGACATGGCCTGGAAGCGCGTCAAACATCCTTCCGAGATCGTCAACGTCGGTGACGAGATCGACGTCAAGGTGCTGAAGTTCGACCGTGAGCGCAACCGCGTCTCCCTGGGCCTGAAGCAACTGGGTCAGGATCCGTGGGCGGATCTGGCGCGCCGCTATCCGGAACACACCCGCCTGTTCGGCAAGGTCACCAACATCGCCGACTACGGCTGCTTCGTCGAGATCGAAGAGGGTGTCGAGGGTCTGGTACACGTCTCCGAGATGGATTGGACCAACAAGAACGTCAATCCGGCTAAGATGGTGCATATCGGCGAGGAGATCGAGGTGATGGTGCTCGACATCGACGAGGAGCGTCGCCGCATCTCGCTCGGCATGAAGCAGTGCCACTCCAATCCCTGGGACGAGTTCGGTGCGACCCACAACAAGAACGACCGCGTCTCGGGCGTCATCAAGTCCATTACCGACTTCGGCATCTTCATCGGCCTGGACGGCGGTATCGATGGCCTGGTGCACCTGTCCGACATCTCCTGGAACCTGCCGGGCGAAGAGGCGGTGCGCAATTTCAAGAAGGGCGACGAGGTCGAGGCCGTGGTGCTGGCAGTCGATCCGGAGCGCGAGCGCATCTCCCTCGGTATCAAGCAGATGGATCGCGATCCGTTCTCCAACTTCGTCGGTGAGCACGCCAAGGGCAGCATCGTGAAGGGCACGGTCCGCGAAGTGGATGCCAAGGCAGCGGTGATCGATCTGGGCGATGGCGTCGAAGGCACCTTGCGCGCCTCCGAGCTGGCCCGCGACCGCATCGAAGACGCCCGCAGCGTCCTCAAGCCGGGCGACGAGGTCGAGGCCAAGTTCATGGGCGTGGATCGCAAGACCCGTACCATCAGCCTGTCCATCAAGGCTAAAGATAGCGATGAGGAAGCCGAAGCGGTACAGGACTACTCACGCTCTTCGGGTGGGACGACCACGAGCTTTGGCGACCTGCTCAAGGAGAAGATGGAAGGCAAGGATAGCTGA
- a CDS encoding ComEA family DNA-binding protein, whose product MIRTSLRAFIALCLFLPWLAFAGPVDVNTASADQLAEALNGVGPSKAAAIVAHRAQHGPYRSHQDLARVKGIGENLVQKNQALIRFGEAEPATKK is encoded by the coding sequence ATGATCCGTACATCCCTGCGGGCTTTCATCGCACTGTGTCTGTTCCTGCCCTGGCTGGCATTCGCCGGCCCGGTCGACGTCAATACGGCGTCCGCCGACCAGCTGGCGGAGGCACTGAACGGTGTCGGCCCGAGCAAGGCCGCTGCCATCGTCGCCCACCGTGCCCAGCACGGGCCCTACCGCAGCCATCAGGATCTGGCTCGCGTCAAGGGCATCGGCGAGAACCTGGTCCAGAAGAATCAGGCCCTGATCCGCTTCGGCGAGGCCGAGCCGGCTACCAAGAAGTAG
- a CDS encoding nucleotidyltransferase domain-containing protein — protein sequence MNRDSIKALLEREPLRIAILFGSLAAGNARPDSDLDIAVAAGCRLNSADKLRLIDKLSLLVGRPVDLVDLRTAGEPLLGQILQKGDRLFVRDQRLFAELIKRHLFDSADFLPYRRRILAERRQAWIGT from the coding sequence ATGAACAGAGATTCGATCAAGGCGTTGCTAGAGCGCGAACCGCTGCGCATCGCGATCCTGTTCGGCTCGCTTGCGGCAGGCAACGCGCGCCCCGACAGCGATTTGGACATCGCGGTCGCGGCGGGCTGCCGTCTGAACAGTGCAGACAAGTTGAGATTGATCGACAAGCTCAGCCTCCTGGTCGGACGGCCTGTCGATCTGGTCGACCTGCGCACGGCCGGCGAACCACTGCTCGGACAGATCCTGCAGAAGGGTGATCGCCTGTTCGTGCGCGACCAGCGTCTGTTCGCCGAACTGATCAAACGTCATCTGTTCGACAGCGCGGATTTCCTGCCCTACAGACGTCGTATCCTGGCCGAACGGAGGCAGGCATGGATAGGGACGTGA
- a CDS encoding mannose-1-phosphate guanylyltransferase/mannose-6-phosphate isomerase: MSVYPVILTGGAGSRLWPLSREHYPKPLLPLFGERTLLQGTAARLMDLPGVEAPVFVCNEEHRFLVAEQVQALGGKAGAILLEPEGRNTAPALTLAALYLLEKDPDAVMIVMPADHVIPDAAVFQAAVAQGVVLANAGRLVTYGVVPKHAETGYGYIHRGTALELEGGNAYRVDRFVEKPDAATAQGYLDSGEYYWNSGIFTLRADAWIGEMRRHAPAILAACEGGMAAGKRDIDFCRVDKDAFLSSPSDSIDYAVMEKTDQAAVVPLDAGWSDIGAWSALWDISTHDGEDNVTQGDVLTHDVHGTLVLAQHRCVAAIGLQDAVIIETSDAVLVTHRDRAQDVKEIVSQLKKSGRDEYKFHRRVYRPWGDYEGIDHGPRYQVKRLTVKPGAQLSLQMHHHRAEHWIVVKGTARVTRGEEVFILSENESTYIPLGTRHRLENPGTIPLEIIEVQSGSYLGEDDIVRFEDVYNRVESMP, encoded by the coding sequence ATGAGTGTGTATCCAGTGATCCTGACCGGCGGTGCCGGGAGCCGGCTGTGGCCGCTGTCGCGTGAGCATTACCCCAAACCGCTGCTGCCGCTGTTCGGGGAACGCACCCTGCTGCAAGGCACCGCGGCCCGTCTGATGGACCTTCCGGGCGTAGAGGCGCCGGTATTCGTCTGCAACGAGGAACACCGTTTCCTGGTGGCCGAACAGGTGCAGGCCCTCGGTGGCAAGGCCGGTGCCATCCTGCTCGAGCCCGAGGGGCGCAACACCGCGCCGGCGCTCACCCTCGCCGCGCTGTATCTGCTCGAAAAGGATCCGGACGCAGTCATGATCGTGATGCCCGCCGATCACGTCATCCCCGATGCCGCCGTGTTCCAGGCTGCCGTCGCGCAGGGCGTGGTGCTGGCCAACGCGGGCCGCCTGGTGACCTATGGCGTCGTGCCCAAGCATGCCGAGACCGGCTACGGCTACATTCACCGTGGCACGGCCCTCGAACTTGAAGGCGGCAATGCCTATCGCGTCGACCGCTTCGTCGAGAAGCCCGATGCCGCCACCGCGCAAGGCTACCTGGATTCCGGCGAGTACTACTGGAACAGCGGCATCTTCACCCTGCGCGCCGACGCCTGGATCGGCGAGATGCGACGACACGCGCCGGCGATCCTGGCGGCCTGCGAGGGCGGCATGGCCGCCGGCAAACGGGACATCGACTTCTGCCGCGTCGACAAGGACGCCTTCCTGAGCTCGCCCAGCGACTCCATCGACTACGCCGTTATGGAGAAGACCGACCAGGCCGCCGTGGTGCCGCTGGATGCCGGCTGGTCCGACATCGGCGCCTGGTCGGCGCTGTGGGATATCTCCACTCATGATGGAGAGGACAACGTCACCCAGGGCGACGTCCTCACCCACGACGTGCATGGCACCCTGGTGCTGGCGCAGCACCGCTGCGTCGCCGCCATCGGCCTGCAGGACGCCGTGATCATCGAAACCTCCGATGCCGTGCTCGTCACCCACCGCGACCGCGCGCAGGATGTAAAGGAGATCGTCAGCCAGCTGAAGAAGAGCGGCCGCGACGAATACAAATTCCACCGCCGCGTCTACCGCCCGTGGGGCGACTACGAGGGCATCGACCACGGCCCGCGCTACCAGGTCAAGCGCCTGACCGTCAAACCCGGCGCCCAGCTGTCCCTCCAGATGCACCACCACCGCGCCGAGCACTGGATCGTGGTGAAGGGCACCGCGCGCGTCACCCGCGGCGAGGAGGTGTTCATCCTCTCGGAGAACGAATCGACCTACATCCCGCTGGGCACCCGGCACCGTCTGGAGAACCCGGGAACGATCCCGCTGGAGATCATCGAGGTGCAGTCGGGGAGTTATCTGGGGGAGGACGATATTGTGCGGTTCGAGGATGTGTACAATCGCGTGGAATCCATGCCCTGA
- the cmk gene encoding (d)CMP kinase has protein sequence MTESTFAAVPVIAIDGPSGSGKGTIAQALATELGWHFLDSGALYRILAFAAQQQGIALDDAGRLAELGLNLPVSFSTNNSNIILNDIDISTEIRTESVGNAASQVAVIPAVRAALLARQRAFCRPPGLVADGRDMGTVVFPDAPLKLFLTASAEERARRRYKQLIEKGLSASLPTLAADIAERDRRDANRAVAPLKPADDAIVIDTSTLDIGATLARVRDLVRHQLPWHPS, from the coding sequence ATGACCGAATCCACCTTTGCGGCCGTCCCGGTCATCGCCATCGACGGCCCCAGCGGCTCGGGGAAGGGCACCATCGCCCAGGCCCTGGCCACGGAACTCGGTTGGCATTTCCTCGACAGCGGCGCCCTCTACCGCATCCTGGCCTTTGCCGCCCAGCAACAGGGGATCGCCCTCGACGACGCCGGGCGGCTCGCCGAACTGGGCCTGAATCTACCGGTCTCTTTTTCGACAAATAACTCGAATATTATTTTGAATGATATTGATATCAGTACTGAAATAAGGACAGAGTCTGTCGGGAATGCGGCCTCCCAGGTGGCCGTGATTCCAGCGGTTCGCGCGGCCCTGCTGGCGCGTCAGCGTGCCTTCTGCCGCCCACCGGGCCTGGTCGCGGATGGCCGCGACATGGGCACGGTGGTGTTCCCCGACGCCCCACTCAAGCTGTTCCTCACCGCGAGCGCCGAGGAACGCGCGCGCAGGCGCTATAAGCAGTTGATAGAGAAAGGGTTGAGTGCTAGTCTTCCCACGCTCGCGGCCGATATCGCCGAGCGTGACCGTCGTGATGCGAACCGGGCGGTGGCGCCATTGAAACCGGCGGACGATGCCATCGTCATCGATACTTCGACGCTGGATATCGGCGCTACACTGGCCCGCGTGCGTGATCTGGTACGGCACCAGTTGCCTTGGCATCCGTCTTAA
- the aroA gene encoding 3-phosphoshikimate 1-carboxyvinyltransferase yields the protein MNAATNIRFHVAPGGALTGRIRVAGDKSISHRAIMLGALAEGITEISGFLEGEDSLATLTAFRAMGVTIEGPYDGSVRVHGVGLHGLRAPSEPLYVGNSGTSMRLLAGLLAGQAFDSVLTGDASLSQRPMRRVTEPLAEMGAHIETTAGGTAPLTIHGGQRLQAIRYALPMASAQVKSCVLLAGLYAQGRTCVTEPAPTRDHTERMLRGLGYPVEVHGATACVPGGGQLYAAPIDVPADISSAAFFLVGASIAPGSDLVLEHVGMNPTRTGVIDILRAMGADIEVLNEGEVGGELVADLRVRAARLRGIDIPPELVPLAIDEFPALFVAAACATGRTVLTGAEELRVKESDRIQVMADGLQVLGIDARPTPDGMIIEGGTPGNTLGQGRIDSRGDHRIAMSFAMAALCAGGPIDIDDCANVNTSFPHFVALARATGLDIRQG from the coding sequence ATGAACGCAGCTACCAACATTCGTTTCCATGTCGCGCCCGGCGGCGCGCTCACCGGGCGCATCCGTGTGGCGGGGGACAAGTCCATCTCGCACCGCGCCATCATGCTGGGGGCCCTGGCCGAGGGCATCACCGAGATCAGCGGGTTTCTCGAGGGCGAGGACAGCCTGGCGACGCTGACGGCGTTTCGTGCCATGGGCGTTACCATCGAAGGACCGTACGACGGGAGCGTGCGCGTTCACGGTGTCGGTCTGCACGGCCTGCGGGCGCCGAGTGAGCCGCTGTATGTCGGTAACTCCGGCACCTCCATGCGTCTGCTCGCCGGGTTGCTGGCGGGGCAGGCCTTCGATTCCGTACTGACCGGCGACGCCTCGCTGTCGCAGCGCCCCATGCGTCGGGTCACCGAGCCGTTGGCGGAGATGGGCGCCCATATCGAGACCACCGCAGGCGGCACCGCGCCGCTCACCATCCACGGGGGGCAACGCCTGCAGGCGATCCGCTACGCGCTGCCGATGGCCAGCGCGCAGGTGAAGTCCTGTGTGCTGCTGGCCGGTCTGTACGCCCAGGGCCGCACCTGTGTGACGGAGCCCGCACCGACCCGCGACCACACCGAGCGCATGCTCAGGGGCCTGGGCTATCCGGTCGAGGTGCACGGCGCCACCGCCTGCGTGCCGGGCGGCGGCCAGCTCTACGCCGCGCCGATCGACGTGCCGGCGGACATCTCCTCGGCGGCCTTCTTCCTGGTCGGCGCCAGCATCGCACCCGGCTCGGATCTGGTGCTGGAGCATGTCGGCATGAACCCGACCCGCACCGGCGTGATCGACATCCTGCGCGCCATGGGGGCCGACATCGAGGTGCTGAACGAAGGCGAGGTCGGCGGCGAACTGGTGGCCGATCTGCGCGTGCGCGCCGCCCGTCTGCGCGGCATCGACATCCCGCCGGAACTGGTGCCGCTGGCCATCGACGAGTTCCCCGCGCTGTTCGTCGCCGCCGCCTGTGCCACGGGGCGCACCGTGCTGACCGGCGCCGAGGAACTGCGCGTCAAGGAGTCCGATCGCATCCAGGTGATGGCCGACGGCCTGCAGGTGCTGGGCATCGACGCCCGGCCGACCCCGGACGGCATGATCATCGAGGGTGGCACCCCGGGGAATACACTGGGACAGGGCCGCATCGACAGCCGCGGTGATCACCGCATCGCCATGTCCTTCGCGATGGCGGCGCTGTGCGCCGGCGGGCCGATCGACATCGACGACTGCGCCAACGTGAACACCTCCTTCCCGCACTTCGTGGCGCTGGCGCGTGCCACGGGCCTCGACATCCGGCAGGGCTGA
- a CDS encoding integration host factor subunit beta — translation MTKSELIEIIASKNSHLNYKDVELAVKSLLEQMSQSLSTGNRIEIRGFGSFSLHYRPPRVGRNPKTGEAVALSAKYVPHFKPGKELRERVNAGRDIEIKQET, via the coding sequence ATGACAAAGTCTGAACTGATTGAAATTATCGCCAGCAAGAACAGCCATCTGAACTACAAGGACGTCGAACTCGCCGTCAAGAGCTTGCTCGAGCAGATGAGCCAGTCGCTCTCGACCGGCAACCGCATCGAGATCCGCGGTTTCGGCAGCTTCTCACTGCACTACCGTCCGCCGCGCGTCGGCCGCAACCCCAAGACCGGCGAGGCCGTGGCGTTGTCCGCGAAATACGTCCCGCATTTCAAGCCGGGCAAGGAACTGCGTGAACGGGTCAACGCGGGACGCGACATCGAGATCAAACAGGAGACCTGA
- a CDS encoding LapA family protein has translation MPRLLAYVVLAALVLLGLAFAVVNAKPVELNYFLGTREVPLALTLVLTLAGGALAGVLFSLGLVIRLKRETQRLRRQVRLAEQEVTNLRSIPLKDTH, from the coding sequence ATGCCCCGTCTGTTGGCCTATGTGGTATTGGCGGCGCTCGTCCTGCTCGGACTCGCGTTTGCGGTCGTCAACGCCAAACCCGTCGAACTGAATTACTTTCTGGGCACGCGCGAGGTGCCGCTGGCCCTGACGCTGGTGCTCACGTTGGCCGGCGGCGCCCTTGCCGGCGTGTTGTTCTCGCTGGGCCTGGTGATCCGCCTCAAGCGTGAAACCCAACGGCTGCGGCGCCAGGTCAGGCTGGCGGAGCAGGAAGTCACCAACCTGCGCAGTATCCCCCTCAAAGATACGCACTGA
- a CDS encoding diguanylate cyclase produces the protein MVQTLDVGLMVLDRHYRIMLWNGFMENHSGQSAADVIGNNLFEQFPDISKNWFQNKAESVFLLESRAFTTYEQRPYLLRFKNYRPITGTAEFMYQNMTLIPLLSPDGKINHIGVILYDVTDIAIGKYALEAANTSLAKLSRTDRLTELHNRGYWEECLQVEFARYQRTKQASTLIMFDIDHFKKVNDTYGHQAGDEVIRLTSRTLRSSIRTTDIAGRYGGEEFGVILIDTNAEQSHYLAERLRKKIAALKIGFQQHEIQFTVSLGVAEVSPAMSDHAQWLSASDQALYQAKHGGRNQSVVFAG, from the coding sequence ATGGTCCAGACCCTCGATGTAGGCCTGATGGTGCTCGATCGTCATTACCGGATCATGCTCTGGAATGGCTTCATGGAAAATCATAGTGGCCAGTCAGCGGCCGATGTGATCGGCAACAACCTGTTCGAGCAGTTTCCGGATATCTCCAAGAACTGGTTTCAAAATAAGGCCGAGTCGGTTTTCCTGTTGGAGAGTCGTGCCTTCACAACCTATGAACAACGTCCGTATCTGCTGCGCTTCAAGAATTACCGCCCCATCACCGGCACCGCGGAATTCATGTATCAGAACATGACCCTGATTCCACTGCTCTCGCCAGATGGCAAGATCAACCACATCGGCGTAATCCTGTATGACGTAACCGACATTGCCATCGGCAAATACGCACTGGAGGCCGCAAACACCAGCCTCGCGAAATTATCGCGCACCGATCGTCTGACCGAGTTGCACAATCGCGGCTACTGGGAAGAATGTCTGCAGGTGGAATTTGCACGTTACCAGCGCACCAAACAGGCCAGCACACTGATCATGTTTGATATCGACCACTTCAAGAAAGTCAATGACACCTACGGCCATCAGGCTGGAGACGAGGTTATCCGATTAACCTCACGTACGCTCCGCAGCAGCATCCGCACGACCGACATCGCCGGGCGTTACGGTGGCGAAGAATTCGGCGTAATCCTGATCGATACCAACGCAGAACAAAGTCATTACCTGGCAGAGCGCCTGCGGAAGAAGATCGCCGCCCTGAAAATTGGCTTTCAGCAGCATGAAATCCAGTTCACTGTCAGTCTGGGTGTTGCCGAGGTCAGCCCTGCTATGAGCGATCACGCCCAGTGGCTCAGTGCCTCCGACCAGGCGCTGTATCAGGCCAAGCATGGTGGCCGAAATCAGAGTGTGGTTTTCGCCGGCTAG
- the pyrF gene encoding orotidine-5'-phosphate decarboxylase, with product MTTSNPPDPRIIVALDYANAADALALVDRLAPALCRLKVGKELFTRSGPELVRTLVGRGFDVFLDLKFHDIPNTVAQACRAAAELGVWMVNVHAQGGRRMMTAAREALDDAGGRRPLLIAVTLLTSLGADDLAEVGLTGSPADNVLRLATLAHASGLDGVVCSPQEAAALAGSLGPAFRLVTPGVRPAGASTDDQQRVMTPGQAMAAGAHYLVIGRPITQASDPIAALRAIAGEISELTGSA from the coding sequence ATGACAACCTCCAACCCCCCCGATCCCCGCATCATCGTCGCACTCGACTACGCCAACGCCGCCGATGCACTCGCCCTCGTCGACCGGCTCGCACCGGCGCTGTGCCGGCTCAAGGTCGGCAAGGAGCTGTTCACGCGCAGCGGGCCCGAACTCGTGCGCACGTTGGTCGGGCGCGGCTTCGATGTCTTCCTCGATCTCAAATTCCACGACATCCCCAACACCGTCGCACAGGCCTGCCGGGCGGCGGCCGAACTCGGCGTGTGGATGGTCAACGTGCATGCCCAGGGCGGGCGCCGGATGATGACCGCGGCGCGCGAGGCGCTGGACGATGCCGGCGGGCGCCGGCCGTTGCTGATCGCGGTGACCCTCCTCACCAGCCTGGGCGCGGACGACCTCGCCGAGGTCGGCCTGACCGGGTCGCCCGCGGACAACGTCCTGCGCCTGGCGACCCTGGCGCACGCCAGCGGCCTGGACGGTGTGGTCTGTTCGCCGCAGGAGGCGGCGGCGCTGGCCGGCAGTCTTGGCCCCGCGTTCCGGCTGGTGACGCCCGGCGTACGCCCGGCCGGCGCGTCCACCGATGACCAGCAGCGGGTCATGACCCCCGGCCAGGCCATGGCCGCCGGCGCCCACTATCTGGTGATCGGCCGGCCCATCACCCAGGCATCCGACCCGATCGCCGCCCTGCGCGCCATCGCTGGCGAAATCAGCGAATTGACCGGCAGCGCGTAG
- the lapB gene encoding lipopolysaccharide assembly protein LapB, whose amino-acid sequence MLELLWLLLPVAAASGWIMAKRSGHNTRRPASREFSARYFQGLNFLLNEQPDKAIEVFVRMVEIDRDTAETHLALGNLFRRRGEVDRAIRIHQNLIARPTLSKEQRSAALLELGQDYMRAGWLDRAESLFEELLEGNAHRLPALRHLLDIYQQEKEWDKAIEVARRLDSEGSQAMKPVIAQFHCELAERALKQGDEAQAGQLIKRALGFDRRCVRASILQGRMAMRAGNGKAALKSFREVADQDIEFLPEVLEPMHQCHEQLNTTTEFADYLHTVIEHYDGVSPMLMLTELLLESRGETVATEFLTEQVRKRPSVRGLGRLIDLDLAAASGKSKDDLLILRALVTQLLQGKPVYRCIHCGFDGKSLHWQCPTCKEWNTVKPIHGVEGE is encoded by the coding sequence ATGTTGGAGCTTCTATGGTTGCTCCTCCCCGTGGCGGCCGCATCCGGCTGGATCATGGCGAAGCGATCGGGGCACAATACGCGCCGGCCGGCGTCGCGTGAATTCAGCGCGCGCTATTTTCAGGGCCTCAACTTCCTGCTGAATGAACAGCCGGACAAGGCCATCGAGGTCTTCGTGCGCATGGTCGAGATCGACCGTGATACGGCCGAGACGCACCTGGCGCTGGGCAACCTGTTCCGCCGCCGCGGCGAGGTCGACCGCGCCATCCGCATCCATCAGAACCTGATTGCACGCCCTACGCTCAGCAAGGAGCAGCGCAGCGCCGCACTGCTCGAACTCGGCCAGGACTACATGCGTGCCGGCTGGCTGGACCGCGCCGAAAGCCTGTTCGAGGAACTTCTCGAGGGCAATGCCCATCGCCTGCCGGCGCTGCGCCATCTGCTCGACATCTATCAGCAGGAGAAGGAGTGGGACAAGGCCATCGAGGTCGCCCGGCGCCTGGACAGCGAGGGCAGCCAGGCGATGAAGCCTGTCATCGCCCAGTTCCACTGTGAGCTGGCCGAGCGGGCGCTGAAGCAGGGTGATGAGGCTCAGGCGGGGCAGCTGATCAAGCGCGCGCTGGGTTTCGATCGACGCTGTGTGCGCGCCAGCATCCTGCAGGGCCGCATGGCCATGCGCGCCGGCAACGGCAAGGCGGCCCTGAAGTCATTCCGCGAGGTCGCCGACCAGGACATCGAATTTTTGCCGGAGGTGCTGGAGCCGATGCACCAGTGCCACGAGCAGCTGAACACCACGACTGAATTCGCCGACTATCTGCACACGGTCATCGAGCACTACGACGGTGTCTCACCGATGCTGATGCTGACCGAGCTGCTGCTGGAATCCCGTGGCGAGACCGTGGCGACGGAGTTCCTGACGGAGCAGGTGCGCAAGCGGCCATCGGTGCGCGGCCTCGGCCGGCTGATCGACCTGGATCTCGCCGCGGCCTCGGGCAAGAGTAAAGATGACCTGCTCATCCTGCGCGCGCTGGTCACGCAGCTGCTGCAGGGCAAGCCCGTGTACCGCTGCATCCACTGTGGCTTCGACGGCAAATCCCTGCATTGGCAATGCCCGACCTGTAAGGAATGGAACACCGTCAAACCCATCCACGGTGTCGAGGGTGAATGA